The sequence CAGTAAAGCGGAACCGCTTTTTGGCGCCCGAGTGGGTCTTCATTTTCGGCATGATGTCTCCTTATTTATCTTCTGTAGCTGAAGCCGGTTCGGCTTTTTGCTGAGCCTTTTTAGCTTCGGCTCTGGCCTCTGCTTTGTTCTTTAGCGGCCCAATCACCATGACCATACTGCGGCCGTCGATAGATGGGTTTGACTCCACGATTCCGAACTCGGTTACTCCTTCGCTGAGTCGGCGAAGCAGTCTCACACCCATTTCTGGACGAGACTGCTCGCGACCTCGAAAGACAACCATGACCTTCACCTTGTCGCCAGCCTTGAGGAATTTTCGAACCTGTCCAACCTTGGTTTCAAAGTCGTGATCATCGATTTTTAGACCGAAGCGCACCGTCTTTAGAACTGTGTTGACCTGATTCTTGCGAGCTTCGCGAACCTTTTGCGCTGCCTCGTATTTGAACTTGCCGTAATCCATAATTTTGCAAACTGGAGGAACTGAACCGGGAGAAATCTCGACTAAGTCGAGGTCTGCTTCTCGGGCCAATCTCAGTGCTTGATCGATGGCAACTACGCCAACCTGCTCCCCAGCTGGTCCAACTAGTCGGACCTCTGAGACGCGAATACGGTCGTTAATGCGCGGATCGCTAATAACTTGCTCCTCTAGGTATTCGTTTTAGCCCGCGCGAATGCGCATAGAAACAAAAACTCTCAAACCCAGTCAATCTATTTAGCGATTGCAAGGTGGGATCGTAATCCACTTCTTACCGAGCATTAGCCCGGAGCCTCAGGTAGCCTAGCAGAGCAATTTCCCAAATGAAAGAGGAATCTTGGACGAAAATCTATCTCGCGATATCGCAGAAGTTCCTGCGGTAGAGATTATCAACACCGCTTGCGTGCACCTCATGAGCGCCGCCGCGGTGCAATGCGGGCTTGCAGAAGATACTCCCGCCGATTTGGATGAAGCCAGAAAACTCATTACCGCCTTGGCCGGCCTAATTACCGCAGCAGCACCTGAGATTGGCGATCAGCACGCTAGGCCGCTAAGAGATGGCCTACGCTCGCTACAACTTGCTTTTCGGGAAGCTTCCTTGATTCCGGATGCACCAGGCAAGGGCCCGGGCGAAAAGTTCACCGGACCGGTGAACTAGGCGGGCACCAATCGCACAGAAATTGAGTCAACCAGGGCCAAGAACTCTTGAGATTGCAATTGGCCGCTGAAATCGCCCAGCATATTCTGTAATGCTTCCGAATCTAGACCAGGCTGAAGTGCAACCTGGATTATGAGCTCATTACCCTCGAGTGTTCCCTTGGGATCGCCATCCAGTAATTCAACAGCCCTAATGACCTGCTGCCCCTTGGCCACGGCCAAAATAAGCTCCAAGACTCGCGGATTCAAATGTGGTGGCAACCAAGCTAGACCTTGGGCAATCGCCGGCAGCCAGGTCTTTCGCAACGCAATTCGCGCCCCAGCCGGATCGATAACCACTCGCTCGTGCCCCTCGCTGGCAGCTGCCAAGGCGATTTTTGCGCCCGGGGTCGGAACCGGACGAGCACTGGAATTCCAAAGTGTGAGCTCATTGGTGCAAGAAAAAGCGGGGATCGCCGTTTTACCATCAGGGGTTGCCACCGCGACAATCCCGAGGTCAGCACTTTTTTCAACCAGCAGGCCGTGTGGGCCCATCTGCGTCTCACCAACCGTTGCTAGAAGTGGTATCAATAGGCGAGTTCTCGAGACCACCGCGACCAAACGAGCCTTATCCAATGGCACTTGGCTCAAAGCGGACGCTAGTTCATCAGGAGCGCTGCCGTCATCACCAGCCCAACTGTTCGACTGAAACTCGCGTCCCTGCCAAGGAACTCCCGCTGAGTCGTGATACTTATCAAAGGCCACTAGTTGGCAATTTCTAGAGCCTGGGTCAGAGTGAATCTTCCGGCATACAGTGCTTTGCCCAAGATGGCGCCCTCTAAGCCGAGAGGAACCAGTTCCCTCAAGTCGTGGATGTCTTGCAAAGTCGAGATACCTCCAGAGGCCACGACCGGCTTATCGGTGTGCTGCATTACCTTTTTTAGAAGCTCTATATTTGGCCCCCGAAGCGTGCCGTCTTTGGTCACATCGGTCACCACGTAGCGAGCGCAGCCGGCTTGTTCCAAGCGCTCCAAAACCTCAAATAAGTCTCCGCCTTCTTTAGTCCAACCCCTGGCTGCCAAAACACTGCCTCTGACATCCAACCCAACCGCAATCTGATCGCCATATTTTTGAATAACATCAGCGGTCCAGTCTGGATTCTCCAGCGCCGCCGTGCCCAAATTGACCCTGTACGCCCCAAGCGATAGCGCTGCCTCTAAAGACGCATCGTCACGAATGCCACCCGAAAGCTCAATCTTGGTAACCCCCGCGGCCCGCACCACCTCGGAAATCACGCTTCGATTCTCTCCCCTACCAAAGGCTGCATCAAGATCCACAAGGTGAATCCACTCTGCGCCCTGAGATATCCAATCTTGGCTGGCCGCTAACGGGTGACCGAAATCCTCTTCGCTACCAGCCTCGCCTTGGGTTAGCCGCACCGCCTTGCCATTTGCCACATCAACTGCGGGTAAAAGTTCTAGTTTCACGATGCTCCTAAAGGGTCTTGATCCAGTTTTGCAAAAGCTTGAGTCCCGCCTCACCCGATTTCTCGGGATGGAACTGAGTGGCCGAAAGTGGTCCATTTTCCACTGCAGCCAAAAAACGCTCGCCGTGGGTGGCCCAGCTCAGTGCGGCGGGCACGAAGGGGGGAATGATGTCCAATTCCCATCTTTTGGCCGCATAGCTATGGACAAAATAAAACATTTCGTTCTCAATCCCCCTAAACAGCTTGGAGCCCTCATCAACCTCAAGAGTTGCCCAACCCATGTGTGGGAGAAGCGGGGCTTCAAGACGCTCGATTACTCCCGGCCACTGCCCCAAGCCTTCCGCCGAGTCACCGTGCTCATCCCCGGAGCTAAACATCACCTGCATGCCAACGCAAATTCCCAAGACCGGCTTCCCTGCAGCCAGCCTTTTATCCACCAGGCGATCGACCTGCTTGGCTTTCAGTTTTTGCATCACCGCCGAGAAAGCTCCAACTCCGGGAAGCACCAACCCATCCGCCTCAAGAGCAACTACTGGGTCATCAGTCAGGATAGCTTCTGCGCCCGCGGCCTGGAGCGCTTTTAGGGCAGAGTGAATGTTGCCGCTGCCGTAATCGAAAACAGCGACTTTTTTACTCAAAGACTTCCCTTGGTGGAGGGCACTCCACTGACACGTGAGTCCATTTCAACCGCCTTGCGCAACGCCCTGGCCAGTGCCTTGAACTGGGCCTCGGCAATGTGATGCGGATCCCGGCCGGCTAAAAGGGTGACGTGCAGAGTAATCCCCGCGTTCAAAGCAATTGCTTCGAAAACGTGGCGCACTAGCGAACCCGTAAAGTGACCACCAATTAGGTGAAATTCAAAACCCTGCGGCTCTCCACTGTGAACCAAAAAAGGCCTCCCAGAGACATCGACCACAGCCCTGGCAAGCGCGTCATCCAGAGGCACAGTCGCATCGCCGTAACGAGCTATCCCCGACTTGTCCCCGAGTGCCTCCCTAAGTGCTTGGCCGAAAACAATTGCCACATCTTCAACACTGTGGTGCGCATCTATCTCTACGTCGCCTGTCGCCTCCACCTTGAGGTCAATAAGGGAGTGCTTTGACAAAGCGGTCAACATGTGGTCGTAAAACGGAACTCCGGTAGAAATCTCGCTGATTCCAGTGCCGTCGAGATTCAGCTCAAGCGATATTTGGGACTCAGAAGTTGACCTAGATAGCTTTGCTGTGCGACTCATTCGAAACCTTTAGTTGGGATTGCTCTAAGTTTAGTCAAGCATGATGGCTAATTCCGCAAGCAGTTTTGTAGTTTCCGACTCGGTGCCGGCAGTGAACCGCAAAGTGTTGGGTATTCCAACGTTTCTAATCAAGACCCCGCGCTCTAGAAGCTTCTCGAACACTTCGTTTGAATCCTGGAAACCCTCAACCAAAACAAAGTTCGAATCTGACCGAAAAGCGCGCAGTCCCATCTTGGTGACCTGCTGGATTATCCGATCGCGTTGCCCCTTGATTTGTGCGACATTTTCGAGCAAAAGCTCTGAAAAAGAAAGCGCTGCAAG is a genomic window of Candidatus Aquiluna sp. UB-MaderosW2red containing:
- the infC gene encoding translation initiation factor IF-3 — protein: MSDPRINDRIRVSEVRLVGPAGEQVGVVAIDQALRLAREADLDLVEISPGSVPPVCKIMDYGKFKYEAAQKVREARKNQVNTVLKTVRFGLKIDDHDFETKVGQVRKFLKAGDKVKVMVVFRGREQSRPEMGVRLLRRLSEGVTEFGIVESNPSIDGRSMVMVIGPLKNKAEARAEAKKAQQKAEPASATEDK
- a CDS encoding DUF1844 domain-containing protein; this encodes MDENLSRDIAEVPAVEIINTACVHLMSAAAVQCGLAEDTPADLDEARKLITALAGLITAAAPEIGDQHARPLRDGLRSLQLAFREASLIPDAPGKGPGEKFTGPVN
- a CDS encoding SseB family protein; translated protein: MAFDKYHDSAGVPWQGREFQSNSWAGDDGSAPDELASALSQVPLDKARLVAVVSRTRLLIPLLATVGETQMGPHGLLVEKSADLGIVAVATPDGKTAIPAFSCTNELTLWNSSARPVPTPGAKIALAAASEGHERVVIDPAGARIALRKTWLPAIAQGLAWLPPHLNPRVLELILAVAKGQQVIRAVELLDGDPKGTLEGNELIIQVALQPGLDSEALQNMLGDFSGQLQSQEFLALVDSISVRLVPA
- the priA gene encoding bifunctional 1-(5-phosphoribosyl)-5-((5-phosphoribosylamino)methylideneamino)imidazole-4-carboxamide isomerase/phosphoribosylanthranilate isomerase PriA, with product MKLELLPAVDVANGKAVRLTQGEAGSEEDFGHPLAASQDWISQGAEWIHLVDLDAAFGRGENRSVISEVVRAAGVTKIELSGGIRDDASLEAALSLGAYRVNLGTAALENPDWTADVIQKYGDQIAVGLDVRGSVLAARGWTKEGGDLFEVLERLEQAGCARYVVTDVTKDGTLRGPNIELLKKVMQHTDKPVVASGGISTLQDIHDLRELVPLGLEGAILGKALYAGRFTLTQALEIAN
- the hisH gene encoding imidazole glycerol phosphate synthase subunit HisH yields the protein MSKKVAVFDYGSGNIHSALKALQAAGAEAILTDDPVVALEADGLVLPGVGAFSAVMQKLKAKQVDRLVDKRLAAGKPVLGICVGMQVMFSSGDEHGDSAEGLGQWPGVIERLEAPLLPHMGWATLEVDEGSKLFRGIENEMFYFVHSYAAKRWELDIIPPFVPAALSWATHGERFLAAVENGPLSATQFHPEKSGEAGLKLLQNWIKTL
- the hisB gene encoding imidazoleglycerol-phosphate dehydratase HisB; amino-acid sequence: MSRTAKLSRSTSESQISLELNLDGTGISEISTGVPFYDHMLTALSKHSLIDLKVEATGDVEIDAHHSVEDVAIVFGQALREALGDKSGIARYGDATVPLDDALARAVVDVSGRPFLVHSGEPQGFEFHLIGGHFTGSLVRHVFEAIALNAGITLHVTLLAGRDPHHIAEAQFKALARALRKAVEMDSRVSGVPSTKGSL